From the Simplicispira suum genome, the window CTCGGTCTGCGGGAGGAGCCTCTGCTGCTGATGGAATTTCACGGCTCGCCCGCCAGCGTGCGCGAGCAGGCAGAGACCGTGCAGGAAATCGCCAGCGAATTTGGTGGCAACGCCTTTGAGTGGGCCAGCACACCCGAAGAGCGCACGCGCCTGTGGGCCGCACGGCACAACGCCTACTTTGCCGCCGTGCAGAGCCGACCTGGCTGCATGGCGATTTCTACCGACACCTGCGTGCCGATTTCCCGTCTGGCCGACTGCCTGCTCGACTCGGTGCACGAGGCGGATGCCAGCGGCATCCCCTACTTCCTCGTCGGCCATGTGGGCGACGGCAACTTCCACTTCGGCTACCTGATTGACCCCGCGAGCCCCGCCGAGCGCAGCCAGGCCGAGCAGCTCAACCACCAGCTCGTCGCCCGCGCGCTGCAGCTCGGCGGCACCTGCACCGGCGAGCACGGCGTCGGTATCCACAAGATGGGTTTTTTACTGGATGAGGCGGGCGCCGGTGCGGTGGGCGTCATGCGGGCGATCAAGCAGGCGCTGGATCCAAAGAATATTCTGAATCCGGGGAAGATTTTCTCGCTGTAGGCCGCCTGACTTGCTTCTCGGTGTCCGCGCTTAGTCGTCTTGCGCCAACTGTGCCAGCGCCGCCAGCGCAGCGGTTTCCGCGCGCAGTACGCGGCGTCCCAAGGTCACGGGCGAAAACCCATTGGCCAGCGCGGCTTCTTCTTCTGCGGTGCTGAGTCCGCCTTCGGGCCCGGAGAGAAAAACTGCCGGAGAAAGCGATCCGGCAAAGCGGCCTACGGGCGCGCTGCCTGCCCGCAGCGACAGCAGCAGGCGCTCCATCGGAGGCGCTTGGGCACCCGCCTCCAGCCATCCCGCCAGATCCACGGCCTCAGCCACCACAGGCACGCGGTTGCGCCCGCACTGCTCGCAGGCGGCGATGGCGATGGCCTGCCAGTGCGCGCGTTTTTTGTCGGCGCGCTCCCCCTTGAGCTTGAGCACGCTGCGCTCGGCCAAGAGCGGGGTGATGCTGGCGGCGCCCAGTTCGGTGGCTTTTTCCACCAGCCAGTCCATGCGCTCGTTGGCGGTGATGCCGGCAAGCAGATGCACCTCGCGCAGCGCTTCGCGTTCGATGGCGTTGTGAGTGCCCACTTGCAGGCGAACGCTGCTGCGGCCCATGTGGGTCACTCGGGCCTCGAACTCGCCCGTGCCTGCCAAGCCGCCTTGGAACAAGGTGATGGCGTCGCCCGGCTGCAAACGCAGCACCTGTACATGCCGGGCAGCGCCGGCAGGCAGTTCCAGCTCCAGGCCGGTGGCGAGATCTACAGGGCAGTAAAAACGGGGCATTTGCTTCCAAAACAGGAGCTGCTTGTGCTTATGCAGTAAGCGCTAGGAGCCAATTTCGCTTGAAATTTCACATTCGTCCGTAAGCGAAACCGACCGGCGCCGCGTCGCCCTCGATCTGGTCCACCAGCCGGGCCAGAGGCCCCAGCTCACGGTAGCGCCGCGCCGTGGCGCGGATGTAGGCGATGAAGCGCGGCGCATCCTGCAGGTACTTGGGCTTGCCGTCGCGCAGCGTCAGGCGGGCAAAGATGCCGGCCACTTTGAGGTGCCGCTGCAGGCCCATCCATTCGACACTGCGATAAA encodes:
- a CDS encoding 16S rRNA (uracil(1498)-N(3))-methyltransferase → MPRFYCPVDLATGLELELPAGAARHVQVLRLQPGDAITLFQGGLAGTGEFEARVTHMGRSSVRLQVGTHNAIEREALREVHLLAGITANERMDWLVEKATELGAASITPLLAERSVLKLKGERADKKRAHWQAIAIAACEQCGRNRVPVVAEAVDLAGWLEAGAQAPPMERLLLSLRAGSAPVGRFAGSLSPAVFLSGPEGGLSTAEEEAALANGFSPVTLGRRVLRAETAALAALAQLAQDD